The Dyadobacter sp. 676 DNA window AAGCGCCCGTCGTAAGCGGCTACCGGATCCGCTATTGGCACCGGGGTTACCGTGGCTATCCCGGCGGGGATTTTATCGACTTCGTGCAAGTCGACAGCCGCTATTGCTTCGCGTTTCTGGGCGATATTATGGGTAAAAAATGGAAGGCGTGGTTTTTCACATTCGGCTTCCTGAGCTACATCCGGGCGGCGATCCGCTTCTGCGTACTCGATCAGGATTTCGACCTCGCGACTATCGTCCAGAAGATCAATAAGCTGATCTATCTCGACGAAAGCCTTCAGAATATCCTTTCAAGCCTTTCCCTGCTCCTGCTCGACACGCGCACGGGCGAGGTGCATTACACGGGCGCGGGCGACCTGCCGCTGGTCAGCCATTCTCCGAAGAACGGACGGACTTCCACAATTCAATCGGCAGGATTACTGCTCGGGCTGCTGGAAGACGGACGCTACGACAGTCGGGTTATCCGGATGCAACCCGGCGACCAGCTTGCAATTTTTACCGATGGCATGATCGACATTCCCGCTAACGGTTCGAAGAAAAGCGACTACCCGTTTTTTGTAGAAAAAATAACCCCTTATCTGGGGCAGGCCGATAGTTTCGAGCTGATCAGCAAGCACGTTCTGGACCTTATCGACGACAGCAACCAGATGGACGATGCGAGCATCATTTTTATAGAAAAACAATAGTTCTTTATGATACTGAAAGTTGAGGAAATGAACCGCGTGGTACAAGCCACGATTTTGCCGGAAGAAGCAAGTCTGGGAAATGCGGATGCTTTCAAGGAAGAGATGATCTCGGTTATCGGACGGGGGATTCGCCTGGTAATCGTCAGTTTTGAAAATGTGAACTACATTGACAGCTCGTTCCTGGGCAGCCTGGTGGTCGCGCTGAAATACGCCATGCCCCGCAATGTGGACATTTACCTGGTTTCTCTGAAACCGGACGTTAAGAACCTGCTGACGCTCATCCGGATGGACAAGGTATTCAGGATATTCAGCAACTTCGAAGAGGCGATGGGATCACTGGGCTAACGTATGAGGGAGGATTCTGATCACATTCGAATAGTTTTCAAGAGCAGCCGGGAGGCGATTCCGGGTACGTTGAACCTGTGCCTCGACCATATCCGGCGAAAAGCCGGCGCTTCGCAACCCGGCGAAGATCTGATGGCCAAAATAAAATGGGTGATCATGGAGCTGCTTACCAATGCCGTCAAGCATTCGGGCGAGCGGGAAACGGTGCTTAAAATCGGGCTCACAGCGGACGCGCTCATCCTCGAAAAAGAGGATTACGGCAAGCCTCTCATACTTGTAGGGCAGGATAAAAAGAAAATCATGTGGCCGCTCGAACACCTGGCGCGGCCGGTCGACTTCCCTATTTACCATAATGGCATGGATTCGCTGTGCGTGCGTACCGATCAATCGGGCCGGGCGGTATTCTTTATCGAGCAACTGGCCGAAATGGAAATGCCCGCGTTGTTGTCCGACACCAGCGAGCATTTCGGGCTGCTGATCATGACCAAAGCCTCCGACGAATTTGCCTACGAACACGATCCCGACACGGGCCTCAACCGCTTTATCAGCATATTCTACCTCAATCCTCCGGCATGAAACACCGTTTCGAAGTTCTCGACATTTTCCGGGGGCTGTTCGCGTCGCTCGTTTTCCTGTTCCACCTCGGACCATTCGCGAACACGCCTGTTCTTAACAACCGCTTTGTCGAAAATTCCGACATGTTCGTGGATTTCTTCTTCGTACTCAGCGGCTTCGTCATCGCGTACAGTTATCAGTCGCTCGCCAATCAGACGCAGTTCGGACTCTTTCTTAAAAAGCGGTTCTATCGCATTTATCCGCTGCATTTGTTCATGCTGCTCGCATTTGTGGGAATGGAAATGGCCAAAAACCTGCTTGCTCCGTACATCAGGGTCAACAATCTGGTGAATCCGGCGAACAACATTTACACATTCTTCACTTCGCTTTTTCTGATCAATTCCACACCGGTACCAGGGGTAAAAGATGTAAGCTGGAACATTCCCAGCTGGTCAATCAGCGCCGAAATGATGGCTTACCTCGTTTTCGGAGGCCTGGTGGTTTACCTCCACCGGAGCGGACAATTCCGCGCCCGGAATGCCTGGTACGCCCTGACGATCGTCGTTTCGCTCACCCTATTATGGTCGGTTTCAAACAGCTTTCGGATCAATTACAGCTTCGATTACGGCTTTTTGCGGGGTATTCTGGGATTTTTTACCGGTGTGCTCTGCTTCAACCTGTTCAGCCACACGCATACGGGCGTGCGGGAATGGCCAGCTGCATGGTTTTCGGTTGCAGAAATAACGGCTTTGCTCCTGATAGGTCTCAGTATTTATAACGGCGAGGCGATGAAGCCCTGGGGCGCCGCATTTGAAATACTCTTCTTCATTTGCATTTACACATTCTCATTCGAAAAAGGGATTATTTCAAAAGCGCTGAAAAGCGCGAAAGTGCTGCACAGGCTTGGGCAATACTCCTACTCGATCTATATGACGCACGCGCTGCTGATCAGCCTCTTTAATGTACTTTTCATCAGGATACTCAAATTTCCGCCGGAAGCGTATTCTTACCTTTTTCTATTCAATTTCCTGCTGATTTACTTCGTATCGGCGTGGACGTACAGGCATATCGAAATGCGCTTTCAGTACAAATCACCTAAAAAAGTACATGAAGGAGAAATAGCCCGCAAATAGCGCCTTTCAAGGCTGGATCACCTGTTCGAGATGGTAGTCGATGATGTCGGCGACAGCTTCGATGCGGGTTTCCCAGCTATTTTCCGCCGCAATGGCCAGGCGGTTCTTGCGCAGCCCGGCATGGTCGGCCCGCAATGCGGTGCCGATCGCCCCCGAAAAGCTTTCCGCATTCAGGCAAAATG harbors:
- a CDS encoding acyltransferase, producing the protein MKHRFEVLDIFRGLFASLVFLFHLGPFANTPVLNNRFVENSDMFVDFFFVLSGFVIAYSYQSLANQTQFGLFLKKRFYRIYPLHLFMLLAFVGMEMAKNLLAPYIRVNNLVNPANNIYTFFTSLFLINSTPVPGVKDVSWNIPSWSISAEMMAYLVFGGLVVYLHRSGQFRARNAWYALTIVVSLTLLWSVSNSFRINYSFDYGFLRGILGFFTGVLCFNLFSHTHTGVREWPAAWFSVAEITALLLIGLSIYNGEAMKPWGAAFEILFFICIYTFSFEKGIISKALKSAKVLHRLGQYSYSIYMTHALLISLFNVLFIRILKFPPEAYSYLFLFNFLLIYFVSAWTYRHIEMRFQYKSPKKVHEGEIARK
- a CDS encoding STAS domain-containing protein, which codes for MILKVEEMNRVVQATILPEEASLGNADAFKEEMISVIGRGIRLVIVSFENVNYIDSSFLGSLVVALKYAMPRNVDIYLVSLKPDVKNLLTLIRMDKVFRIFSNFEEAMGSLG
- a CDS encoding anti-sigma regulatory factor, with protein sequence MREDSDHIRIVFKSSREAIPGTLNLCLDHIRRKAGASQPGEDLMAKIKWVIMELLTNAVKHSGERETVLKIGLTADALILEKEDYGKPLILVGQDKKKIMWPLEHLARPVDFPIYHNGMDSLCVRTDQSGRAVFFIEQLAEMEMPALLSDTSEHFGLLIMTKASDEFAYEHDPDTGLNRFISIFYLNPPA
- a CDS encoding response regulator, with translation MTSFPDPPATVKKILLVEDNLLFRKVVENALVKAGYICVLSESATKALELLHEETPDLILSDYDMPEMNGFDFRQAVLLNPDISDIPFVFLTSFTDNKLVLEGLNMSALDFINKETPIPVIISKLNNIIKTLENEHVRSIRELKVAAEALNVKSVPTQAPVVSGYRIRYWHRGYRGYPGGDFIDFVQVDSRYCFAFLGDIMGKKWKAWFFTFGFLSYIRAAIRFCVLDQDFDLATIVQKINKLIYLDESLQNILSSLSLLLLDTRTGEVHYTGAGDLPLVSHSPKNGRTSTIQSAGLLLGLLEDGRYDSRVIRMQPGDQLAIFTDGMIDIPANGSKKSDYPFFVEKITPYLGQADSFELISKHVLDLIDDSNQMDDASIIFIEKQ